The genome window CTCAGCGTCTGCGTCAGCGTTTCCCCGGCGGATACATTGACGAAGGCCGTGTACAGTGTGACGTCCTTGTGGGTAAAATGCCCATAAATAGAATAACCTATGATATACAGTACAATACAGAGGATTACCAGCGGCAGCTTGTAATAATCAAAAATATACTGTAATTTTTTTCTGCCATGAAGGGTGCGAAGGTTTTCGTCGCGAAGTATGTCATAATTGCCAAGCATACCTGAATGTACGTCCGGTGAACGTTTATCCCGGCCGTCAGGTACGCCGGATTTCTTTTTAAAAACGGGTGACATAAGCATTCTCCTTTTTGACGCAGTTTATCTTCACAGTTAATTGGTGCTTTCGACGGCCCCGGCGGCAGCCTCGCTCTTTTCCTCCAAAAGCAGCAGAATATTGGAGAGCAGGTAGGAGCAGAGCAGTGCGCAGAGTCCTTCGCCGAAGATGATGGCCGGCGTGAAAATACGAATCACGACTAAGGCCATAACAAAGTAGATGACAGCCATGAGGGCGGTGCAGAAAAGAAAACGCATACCAAGAATGAGGGAATTCTTGAACATTTCCTTTATCGTATTATCAAATCTGGACAACAGTGGGAAGATGTACATCAGTACAATGGCATAAGCGATCAGCGCAACGATAAAAACAGCCGTACCGATTGTCCAGAACACATTCTCGAAGCGCATATGGTAGAATACATATCCGTCCACGCCTAAAATAATTCCAAGTCCTAAAAGGATCAGCCAGATCTTGGTTCCCTGCTTCAAATTCATTTTAAAAGAATGAAAGAAGGCTCTCGTGATATTTCCTTCTTCATTTTTTGCCATTTTTAGTGTGACGTAGAATAAAGCGGTAGTGGAAGCGCCGACCGTAACGATCGGCAGACAACAAATGAACCACAAAATGTTCAGATAAACACTGTTTACAAGTTTTGTAATAAACTGCATGATAGGTGCGTCCAGGCTGAAAAAGCTACTCATTTGAAAATCCTCCTTATAATTATAAAAATGTAGAATCAAAGGCCTAATCTCCGGTGGACTCCCGGTAGATCAGGTCTGTTTCCGTGTGAACGGTACGGAAGTTTAATGAAGGTTCTTTAATGCGGGACATCAGCAGATTGACTGCGGTAACTCCCATGATCTGACTATGTATATGAATCGTAGTCAGTGAGGGGGTTATGATTCTGGATTCCGATGAATCATCAAAGCCGCACAGATATACATCTTGTGGTACGGAAATGCCCAGCTTTTTGAACACATGGAGTGTATCAAGTGCCACAAAATCGTTTGCGCAGATGAACACATCTGGCAGCGAATCCAAACCCTGCAGGCAGTCGGCGAGATATTCCTGATACTCCGTTGAAACAGGGCGTTCCACTCCCGGTTTATTTTCCAGAAAGCAGAACTTTTCCTGACAGGGAAGGCCCGCCAGGTACATCGCGTCCCGATATCCCATATACCGCTCAAAAAAAGATTGGCAGTGCCGGTACGTGCCGATAAATCCAATCTGTGTCTTCCCACGCCGCACCATCTCTTTTACAAATGCAAAAATATTGGATTGATTATCCATATATAAACGGTCTGCCTTTAAGGATCCATCAAGGCCGCATACCGGAGAATCCACAAAAAGAACGGGTATATCAAGGTCACAGAGCATCTGGCTGTATGGAAGATCGAACATTTCAATGCAGAGAATGCCAGCGGTTTTTTCTTTGTTAAAAGGCAGTGGGAGCTTAAGGCTCTTTAATTCGGAGGCGATGACCCGATACATGGAGAGAGTGTATCCCAACTGTAAGATCTCCCGCTGAAATTTATCCAGCATGGTAGATGCAAAATGAGAATTGGTCAAAGCCGTGGTGGTAAAAAGTGCGATTTCCCTTTTGCCATTCACCTCTTCGGGTAAAAAATCCGGTTTATAGGTTTCGGGGGTCATGTAGGAAAACTGTTTATATCCCATTTCGATTGCTTTTTTCAAAACTCTGTCCCTTGTCGCGTCTGCGAGGATACCTGTGTTATTGATTGCTTTGGATACGGTGTTTCTGGAAACGCCCAGTGCGTCTGCAATGTCTTGTATTGTTACTCTGTCAGCCATGTTTTTATGTGTCTCCTGTTCCTGGGTAATGATTTTATATAAGGATGCCAAAACCAGAAGGTGAAGCGATCCGAATTCTTGTCGTCAAATACATTATAATGCACGAACCCGATTGAGTCAAATGTAAAAATAAAAAATTTGTGCTAATTTATAGAAAATGGATGGAATAATGTGACGTGATATGTGCAAAAAACAATATAAATGTAAAAAATGTAAAAATGTATTTGTGCAAAAGGGAAAAATATATTGACTAATATGAAAATAAGTGCTATATTTTAAATACAAAGCCTCGAACGCGATTTTACAAATGCACAATTACAACTTGGGAAAACGACAAAATGAAGCAGATGCAAAACAGCGAGAAGGATGAGGAAAGGAAGGAGGAAAATATGAAAACAAGTTCTACAGCAGTTTCCAAAGGGAAACAAAACAAGCAACCGGGAAGTATGCACAATACACTTCTCTATTTGAGACAACATTGGCAGTTGTATGTGATCTTCCTGCTGCCAGCATTGGCACTTACTTTGATCTTTAAGTACATTCCAATGGGCGGCATCATGATTGCTTTCCAGAGGTACAATCCGATTCGGGGTATCATGGGAAGTGAATGGGTGGGATTCAAGTATTTTGAGAGATTCCTGACATCACCCGACTTTATGACCTATCTGGTCAACACATTGAAACTGAGTATCTATGGTCTGCTCTGGGGCTTCCCCGTTCCGATCATACTTGCGTTTCTTTTGAATCGGATTCAGAGTACGGGCATAAAGAAAAAGATTCAGTTGGTGCTTTACATGCCGAACTTCGTGTCCGTCATCGTACTTTGTGGTATTGTCCGCATTTTCCTGTCAGTAACAGGACCGGTCAATCTACTGTTCGGAAGCCAGATTAACTTTATGACGATGCCGGAAGCGTTCCGTACAATCTACATAGCCAGCGGTATCTGGCAAGGGGCAGGCTGGGCGTCCATCATGTACACGGCCTCTTTGTCTAATGCAAGCCAGGAACTAAAGGAGGCGGCAGTCATTGACGGCGCCAATATTTTCCAACAGATCAAGGCGGTAGAATGGCCGGCGATTAAAGATATGGTAATCATCCAGTTTATTCTGCAGGCCGGCAACATTATGAGTATCGGCTTTGAAAAAGCATATGCGCTGCAGACAGACCTTAATATGGGGACATCAGAAATCATTGCTACATATGTGTATAAGAAAGGTCTTATAGACGGTGATTACAGCTTTTCAACAGCCGTAGGATTATTCAATACAGTGATCAATGTCATTTTGCTGGTTGCTGTGAATAAGATTGTTGCAAAGATGAATGACGGCAAAGGATTATAAGGAGGGGCAAGATGAATAAGAAAAAGAAATTTGCCAGATATTCCGCAGAGGATAAGGCACTTCTGCTGGTAGGCTATATTTTGCTGGGTCTGTTCGTGATTGCCATTGTAATTCCAATGCTCTATATTGTCGTAGCCTCTTTCATGGACCCGGTTACACTGCAGAACAAAGGAATTACGTTTGATTTCAGCAAATGGACGTTGACCGCGTACGAACGTGTTATTTCCAATAAACAGATCTGGGTTGGATTTAAAAATGCTGTAGTATATTCCATTGTATTTACAGTGGTGTCTGTATTTATCACATTGCTGGCAGCTTACCCGATGTCCAGGGCGGATTTCAAAGGAAAAGGAATCTTCAATACCATTTTTGTAATCACCATGTTCTTTGGCGGCGGACTGATTCCTACCTATTTGTTGATCAATAATTTAGGTCTGTTAGACAGCATGTGGGCAATCATTCTTCCGGGAGCATTCAGCGTATGGAATATGATCATCGCGCGTACCTATTATCAGGGAATCCCGACAGAATTGCGGGAAGCGGCAGATGTGGATGGCGCTAATGAAATGGTCTACTTCTTTAAGATTCTGATTCCGGTATGTACTCCGGTAATCGCGGTATTAGCGCTTTGGCAGTTTGTTGGAATGTGGAACAGCTATTTTGATGCAATGATTTACTTAAATGATTCGGCGAAGCAGCCATTGCAGCTCGTTCTTCGCTCGATCCTGATTCAGAATCAGCCGGAATCCGGAATGATCTCGGATATGCAGAGTACGGCGGCAAGGGCTCAGCTCGCAGAGCTTTTGAAATATGCAACGATTATTATTTCCAGTCTGCCTCTTCTGGTAATGTATCCGTTCTTCCAGAAGTATTTTGACAGCGGTATTATGGCAGGTTCCATCAAGGGATAGATAAGAAATATGCAACTATAGAAATAGAATCAAATGAGTGTGAAAAAGGAGTAAAATAATGAAGTGTAGATATGCGAAACGTATTTTGGCTGCAGTACTCGCGGTAGGCATGGTGGTTTCTCTTACCGCATGTGGCGGCGGAAGCAAAAAGAAATTAAATACCGGAGAATTTCAGGAGGTCGATAAGGCAGAACTGGAATTCCCGCTCAAGGAAAAGACGACTCTTACCGGACTGATCAGTTAT of Roseburia hominis contains these proteins:
- a CDS encoding ABC transporter permease subunit — protein: MHNTLLYLRQHWQLYVIFLLPALALTLIFKYIPMGGIMIAFQRYNPIRGIMGSEWVGFKYFERFLTSPDFMTYLVNTLKLSIYGLLWGFPVPIILAFLLNRIQSTGIKKKIQLVLYMPNFVSVIVLCGIVRIFLSVTGPVNLLFGSQINFMTMPEAFRTIYIASGIWQGAGWASIMYTASLSNASQELKEAAVIDGANIFQQIKAVEWPAIKDMVIIQFILQAGNIMSIGFEKAYALQTDLNMGTSEIIATYVYKKGLIDGDYSFSTAVGLFNTVINVILLVAVNKIVAKMNDGKGL
- a CDS encoding LacI family DNA-binding transcriptional regulator; this translates as MADRVTIQDIADALGVSRNTVSKAINNTGILADATRDRVLKKAIEMGYKQFSYMTPETYKPDFLPEEVNGKREIALFTTTALTNSHFASTMLDKFQREILQLGYTLSMYRVIASELKSLKLPLPFNKEKTAGILCIEMFDLPYSQMLCDLDIPVLFVDSPVCGLDGSLKADRLYMDNQSNIFAFVKEMVRRGKTQIGFIGTYRHCQSFFERYMGYRDAMYLAGLPCQEKFCFLENKPGVERPVSTEYQEYLADCLQGLDSLPDVFICANDFVALDTLHVFKKLGISVPQDVYLCGFDDSSESRIITPSLTTIHIHSQIMGVTAVNLLMSRIKEPSLNFRTVHTETDLIYRESTGD
- a CDS encoding YesL family protein; translation: MSSFFSLDAPIMQFITKLVNSVYLNILWFICCLPIVTVGASTTALFYVTLKMAKNEEGNITRAFFHSFKMNLKQGTKIWLILLGLGIILGVDGYVFYHMRFENVFWTIGTAVFIVALIAYAIVLMYIFPLLSRFDNTIKEMFKNSLILGMRFLFCTALMAVIYFVMALVVIRIFTPAIIFGEGLCALLCSYLLSNILLLLEEKSEAAAGAVESTN
- a CDS encoding carbohydrate ABC transporter permease, yielding MNKKKKFARYSAEDKALLLVGYILLGLFVIAIVIPMLYIVVASFMDPVTLQNKGITFDFSKWTLTAYERVISNKQIWVGFKNAVVYSIVFTVVSVFITLLAAYPMSRADFKGKGIFNTIFVITMFFGGGLIPTYLLINNLGLLDSMWAIILPGAFSVWNMIIARTYYQGIPTELREAADVDGANEMVYFFKILIPVCTPVIAVLALWQFVGMWNSYFDAMIYLNDSAKQPLQLVLRSILIQNQPESGMISDMQSTAARAQLAELLKYATIIISSLPLLVMYPFFQKYFDSGIMAGSIKG